In Actinoplanes derwentensis, the following proteins share a genomic window:
- a CDS encoding glycoside hydrolase family 6 protein: protein MKRIALTRTLAALALAVPAVLLGAPAAHADPISQTSGFYVNPYSSPASWAAANPGDGRAAAIRTSIAQKPMASWFGNWSGDIGSAVGGYVGAADAADKLPLLVAYNIPGRDACGGHSGGGAGSVAAYDSWISSFASAIGNRPAVVVLEPDSLGDFSCMNQAQINDRVGMLSRAADQFRRKAPNTWAYLDAGNPGWVDAATMAQRLNTAGVAAAHGFALNVSNYFGTGENATYGNRLATELRRLGHTKPFVIDTSRNGNGANGQWCNPAGRRLGTPSQLGGGAEMLLWLKTPGESDGNCGVGGGSSAGQFLPEVAYKMIYGY from the coding sequence ATGAAACGCATCGCACTGACCCGTACCCTCGCCGCGCTGGCGCTGGCCGTCCCCGCGGTCCTGCTCGGCGCGCCCGCCGCGCACGCCGACCCGATCAGCCAGACCAGCGGGTTCTACGTCAACCCCTACTCCAGCCCGGCGTCGTGGGCCGCGGCCAACCCCGGTGACGGGCGGGCCGCCGCGATCCGGACCTCGATCGCCCAGAAGCCGATGGCGAGCTGGTTCGGCAACTGGAGCGGCGACATCGGATCAGCGGTCGGCGGATATGTCGGAGCCGCCGACGCGGCCGACAAACTGCCGCTGCTGGTGGCCTACAACATCCCCGGCCGTGACGCCTGCGGCGGCCACTCGGGCGGAGGCGCCGGCAGCGTCGCCGCGTACGACTCGTGGATCTCGTCCTTCGCCTCCGCCATCGGCAACCGGCCCGCCGTGGTGGTTCTGGAACCGGACTCCCTGGGCGACTTCAGCTGCATGAACCAGGCGCAGATCAACGACCGGGTGGGCATGCTGTCGCGGGCCGCTGATCAGTTCCGCAGGAAGGCGCCCAACACCTGGGCGTACCTGGACGCCGGCAACCCCGGCTGGGTCGACGCCGCCACCATGGCACAGCGGCTCAACACCGCGGGAGTAGCCGCCGCGCACGGATTCGCGCTGAACGTGTCGAACTATTTCGGCACCGGCGAGAACGCCACCTACGGCAACCGGCTCGCCACCGAACTGCGGCGCCTCGGTCACACCAAACCCTTCGTGATCGACACCAGTCGCAACGGCAACGGCGCCAACGGCCAATGGTGCAACCCGGCCGGCCGGCGGCTGGGTACCCCGAGTCAGCTCGGTGGCGGTGCGGAGATGCTGCTGTGGCTCAAGACGCCGGGGGAGTCCGACGGCAACTGCGGGGTCGGCGGTGGCTCCAGCGCCGGTCAGTTCCTGCCGGAGGTGGCCTACAAGATGATCTACGGTTACTGA
- a CDS encoding cellulose binding domain-containing protein produces MAEPRRRARAVLGVLATAASMLIAAGAAVLASGTASAGQTSTLAATAGCGKAPTLRDGTYTIQSGGRARTYILRLPAGYTSTQAYRLVVGLHWLNGSANDVLGNGFYGLQQRSGNSAIFIAPQGLDAGWANTGGRDVTLVDDILRTVENDLCVDTSQRFALGFSYGGAMSYALACARPTVFRAVAPIAGANLSGCSSTSQPVAYFGIHGIRDSVLNISAGRSLRDAFVRANGCTAQNPPEPASGSGTHITTGYSGCRAGYPVRWAAFDGDHVPLPTDRNASSSWVAGEVWQFFTQFGDTSTPSSPTPSASNSSAPGSGACRVSSTVNAWNNGMTVNLTVTNTGGTALNGWALAFTLPAGQAVTNGWNATYAPASGRVVATNVAHNAALAAGASVAFGFQATHTGDSGSPTAYTLNGATCT; encoded by the coding sequence ATGGCGGAACCGAGAAGACGGGCACGTGCGGTTCTCGGCGTGCTGGCCACCGCCGCGTCGATGCTGATCGCCGCGGGTGCGGCGGTTCTGGCGAGCGGGACCGCCTCAGCCGGGCAGACCAGCACCCTGGCGGCGACCGCCGGCTGCGGCAAGGCCCCCACCTTGCGCGACGGCACCTACACGATCCAGAGCGGCGGCCGCGCCCGCACCTACATCCTCCGGCTGCCGGCCGGCTACACCAGCACCCAGGCGTACCGCCTCGTCGTCGGCCTGCACTGGCTCAACGGCAGCGCCAACGACGTGCTCGGCAACGGCTTCTACGGACTGCAACAGCGGTCCGGCAACAGTGCGATCTTCATCGCGCCCCAGGGCCTCGACGCCGGCTGGGCCAACACCGGCGGCCGTGACGTCACCCTGGTCGACGACATCCTGCGTACGGTCGAGAACGACCTGTGCGTCGACACGTCACAACGGTTCGCGCTGGGCTTCAGCTACGGCGGCGCGATGAGCTACGCCCTGGCATGCGCCCGGCCGACGGTGTTCCGGGCAGTGGCGCCGATCGCCGGCGCCAACCTCAGCGGCTGCTCCTCGACGTCCCAGCCGGTCGCCTACTTCGGTATCCACGGCATCCGCGACAGCGTCCTGAACATCTCGGCAGGCCGGTCCCTCCGCGACGCTTTCGTGCGCGCCAACGGCTGCACGGCGCAGAACCCTCCGGAACCGGCATCGGGCAGCGGCACCCACATCACCACCGGTTACAGCGGATGCCGGGCCGGATACCCGGTTCGCTGGGCCGCCTTCGACGGTGACCACGTGCCATTGCCGACCGATCGCAACGCCTCGTCCTCCTGGGTCGCCGGTGAGGTGTGGCAGTTCTTCACCCAGTTCGGCGACACCAGCACACCGTCGAGCCCCACACCGTCGGCGTCGAACAGCTCGGCACCGGGTTCCGGGGCGTGCCGCGTCAGCAGCACGGTCAACGCCTGGAACAACGGGATGACCGTCAACCTCACCGTCACCAACACCGGCGGCACCGCCCTCAACGGCTGGGCCCTGGCGTTCACCCTCCCCGCGGGACAGGCCGTCACCAACGGCTGGAACGCCACGTACGCTCCCGCGTCCGGCCGGGTGGTGGCCACCAATGTCGCCCACAACGCCGCACTGGCCGCCGGCGCGTCGGTCGCTTTCGGATTCCAGGCCACCCACACCGGCGACAGCGGATCACCGACCGCTTACACCCTCAACGGCGCGACCTGCACCTGA
- a CDS encoding TetR/AcrR family transcriptional regulator, whose amino-acid sequence MNHMSSSTTAGQERKAPGRPRNAQADETILDAVLGLLSDGQSAAAISIEAVAAKAGVGKATIYRRWPNKEALLIDAVRSMKGPLPEPTGLSVRDDLIALIKANRTPRAQRYSKVTACLLPELLRDTELARMYQDFVEPRREVTRQVLRRGIETGELRADLDVELTQLMLSAPGMIQSMLRITPSVPEDRFAETLVDAVLRGAAA is encoded by the coding sequence ATGAACCACATGAGCAGCAGCACCACGGCCGGCCAGGAGCGTAAGGCTCCTGGCCGGCCCCGCAACGCCCAGGCCGACGAGACCATCCTCGACGCGGTGCTGGGGTTGCTGAGCGACGGGCAGAGCGCCGCCGCGATCTCGATCGAGGCGGTGGCCGCCAAAGCGGGCGTCGGCAAGGCGACGATCTACCGGCGCTGGCCCAACAAGGAAGCCCTGCTGATCGACGCGGTCCGGTCGATGAAAGGGCCACTGCCAGAGCCCACCGGCCTTTCGGTACGCGATGACCTGATCGCCCTGATCAAAGCCAACCGCACCCCGCGTGCCCAGCGGTACAGCAAAGTCACCGCCTGTCTGCTCCCGGAACTGCTCCGCGACACCGAGCTGGCCCGGATGTATCAGGACTTCGTCGAGCCCCGCCGCGAGGTGACCCGTCAGGTGCTCCGGCGCGGCATCGAGACCGGCGAGTTACGCGCCGACCTCGACGTCGAGCTGACCCAGCTGATGCTCTCCGCCCCCGGCATGATCCAGTCGATGCTGCGTATCACCCCGTCGGTCCCGGAGGACCGCTTCGCCGAAACCCTTGTCGACGCGGTCCTGCGCGGGGCGGCTGCCTGA
- a CDS encoding WGR domain-containing protein, which translates to MPADTTYLELSEDSGSSHKFYEVTIDGTDLTVRYGRIGDRGQVKQSSYANEDKARSEAAKKIGEKVRKGYAPAVAGQRQARSVSRRQIVSTRSTAKRAPVLWRYNSGSPAFGVFVDGDVCMVGNEAGLITTLSHQAEVLQQFRLPDGVKCIVADDRWIYAGCDDGNVYDLSGKVPRLAYRIAPEIDIYWLDIHDGVLGVSDANGGIAAIDHEDEFLWQRPGRGSSGWMVRCDDNAVHQGHSAGVTSYDWRTGQELWHTGTRGSVLFGWQERDTVYAGTSDRRVVELGKDGSNRQTYQCDAAVFSCAAAEDGRYIFAGDSASSVYCFDAAGNRLWKLGTGCGSAYSMQYHDERLYIVTTDGSLACIDASEQAIRSAVDGTVPQVVDVKAPPRMAQVAPSSTVEIVHDPADGIVVECVEESGRLRIRVVSAGYHADWQVQFPKGIRQSGTRYVVTGIREASRGGFYRAYGEIRRLS; encoded by the coding sequence ATGCCGGCCGACACGACGTACCTCGAACTCTCCGAAGACAGTGGGAGCTCCCACAAGTTCTACGAGGTGACCATCGACGGCACCGACCTCACTGTTCGGTATGGGCGGATCGGTGACCGTGGTCAGGTCAAGCAGTCGTCGTATGCCAACGAGGACAAGGCCCGTTCCGAGGCGGCCAAGAAGATCGGCGAGAAGGTCCGCAAGGGGTATGCACCGGCCGTCGCCGGCCAGCGGCAGGCCCGTTCGGTCAGTCGCCGGCAGATCGTCAGCACCCGGTCCACCGCCAAGCGGGCCCCCGTCCTGTGGCGTTACAACTCCGGCAGCCCGGCGTTCGGGGTCTTCGTCGACGGCGACGTCTGCATGGTCGGTAACGAGGCCGGTCTGATCACCACGCTGAGTCACCAGGCCGAGGTGCTGCAGCAGTTCCGGCTGCCCGACGGCGTGAAGTGCATCGTCGCCGACGACCGCTGGATCTACGCGGGGTGCGACGACGGCAACGTGTACGACCTGTCCGGCAAGGTGCCCCGCCTGGCGTACCGGATCGCCCCAGAGATCGACATCTACTGGCTCGACATCCACGATGGTGTGCTCGGTGTCTCGGACGCCAACGGCGGTATCGCCGCGATCGACCACGAGGACGAGTTCCTGTGGCAGCGCCCCGGCCGGGGCTCGTCGGGCTGGATGGTCCGCTGCGACGACAACGCCGTCCACCAGGGCCACAGTGCCGGTGTCACCAGTTACGACTGGCGTACCGGTCAGGAGCTGTGGCACACCGGCACCCGCGGTTCCGTGCTGTTCGGCTGGCAGGAGCGTGACACCGTCTACGCCGGCACGTCCGACCGGCGGGTCGTCGAGCTGGGCAAGGACGGCAGCAACCGGCAGACCTACCAGTGCGACGCAGCCGTGTTCTCGTGTGCCGCCGCCGAGGACGGCCGCTACATCTTCGCCGGTGACAGCGCGTCCTCGGTCTACTGCTTCGACGCCGCCGGTAACCGGTTGTGGAAACTCGGCACCGGCTGCGGCTCCGCCTACTCCATGCAGTACCACGACGAGCGTCTCTACATCGTCACCACCGACGGCTCGCTCGCCTGCATCGACGCCAGCGAGCAGGCCATCCGCTCGGCCGTCGACGGCACCGTGCCCCAGGTCGTGGACGTGAAGGCCCCGCCCCGGATGGCCCAGGTCGCTCCGTCCAGCACTGTCGAGATCGTCCACGACCCGGCCGACGGCATCGTCGTCGAGTGCGTCGAGGAGTCCGGCCGGCTCCGCATCCGGGTGGTCTCGGCGGGCTACCACGCCGACTGGCAGGTCCAGTTCCCGAAGGGCATCCGCCAGAGCGGCACCCGTTACGTGGTCACCGGTATCCGCGAGGCCTCCCGCGGCGGCTTCTACCGCGCTTACGGCGAGATCCGCCGCCTCTCCTGA
- a CDS encoding LacI family DNA-binding transcriptional regulator — MASVAPRRQPTLDEVAARAGVSRSAASRVINQAPHVSRATREAVERAVKELGYRPNRTARALATRQTGIIALALSHDDPALFADPFFAQVIVGVSAALEDTDLHLLLCLASSGRGRSRLTSLLQTRGVDGIMLMALHGDDPLTRIVEQAGLPTVHGGRPLHTEPRWFVDSDNLGGARLATEHLIGLGRTRVVSITGQMSTQVGAARHRGYREAMVMAGLVPHGTVESDFTESGGAAAMRTLLDRHPDLDAVFAASDNMAAGALRVLSETGRSVPGDVAVVGFDDLDVAERTGPPLTTVHQPIQALGREMARMLLGLIAGQEPTSIILPTRLVRRGSA, encoded by the coding sequence ATGGCGTCAGTGGCACCTCGGCGGCAGCCCACTCTCGACGAGGTGGCCGCACGCGCCGGCGTGTCACGCTCGGCGGCGTCCCGTGTCATCAACCAGGCGCCACATGTCAGCCGGGCCACCCGCGAGGCGGTCGAGCGAGCAGTGAAGGAACTGGGGTACCGGCCGAACCGTACCGCCCGCGCTCTGGCCACCCGGCAGACCGGGATCATCGCCCTCGCGCTCTCCCACGATGATCCCGCGCTGTTCGCCGATCCGTTCTTCGCGCAGGTCATCGTCGGTGTCTCCGCGGCCCTCGAGGACACCGATCTGCATCTGCTGCTGTGCCTGGCCAGCTCCGGGCGGGGCCGGTCCCGGCTGACGAGTCTGCTGCAGACCCGCGGCGTGGACGGCATCATGCTCATGGCGCTGCACGGCGACGATCCGCTGACCCGCATCGTGGAGCAGGCCGGCCTGCCCACGGTCCACGGCGGCCGGCCGTTGCACACCGAGCCGCGATGGTTCGTCGACTCCGACAACCTCGGCGGGGCGCGGCTGGCCACCGAGCACCTCATCGGCCTCGGCCGGACCCGCGTCGTCAGCATCACCGGCCAGATGTCGACCCAGGTGGGCGCGGCCCGGCACCGCGGCTACCGGGAGGCGATGGTGATGGCCGGCCTGGTTCCGCACGGCACGGTGGAGAGTGACTTCACCGAGTCCGGCGGCGCCGCGGCGATGAGGACACTGCTCGACCGGCATCCCGACCTCGACGCCGTCTTCGCGGCCAGCGACAACATGGCGGCCGGAGCGCTGCGGGTGCTGAGCGAGACGGGGCGGTCCGTACCGGGCGATGTGGCGGTGGTGGGTTTCGACGACCTGGACGTGGCCGAGCGGACCGGCCCACCACTGACCACGGTCCATCAGCCGATCCAGGCTCTGGGCCGGGAGATGGCCCGGATGCTCCTCGGGTTGATCGCGGGGCAGGAGCCCACGTCCATCATCCTGCCGACCAGATTGGTACGGCGCGGCTCCGCCTGA
- a CDS encoding GAF domain-containing protein: MTLDEGPCRDATATRRPVLVPDLEAESWRERWPWFTRAALAAGVRAVFALPLHAGGVRHDGAVDLYRRTPGPLGRAEHLAATTFAAAAAELLTLERYELELPGVFTHGWNGNRPEVATDTAVLPWTCC, translated from the coding sequence TTGACCCTGGACGAGGGCCCGTGCCGGGACGCGACCGCGACGCGGCGGCCGGTGCTGGTGCCCGACCTGGAGGCCGAGTCCTGGCGGGAGCGGTGGCCGTGGTTCACCCGCGCCGCGCTGGCCGCCGGGGTGCGAGCGGTGTTCGCGTTGCCCCTGCACGCCGGTGGGGTGCGCCACGACGGAGCCGTCGACCTGTACCGGCGGACCCCCGGCCCGCTGGGCCGCGCTGAACATCTGGCGGCGACGACGTTCGCCGCCGCGGCCGCGGAACTGCTAACCCTCGAACGGTACGAACTGGAGCTGCCCGGCGTCTTCACCCACGGCTGGAACGGCAACCGTCCCGAGGTCGCGACTGACACGGCCGTGCTGCCCTGGACCTGCTGCTGA
- a CDS encoding AfsR/SARP family transcriptional regulator yields MRFEILGPVRAWRDGHEVHLGKPQHRALLGLLLVAGGRPVAMAELIDVLWGDEPPDSATNGIHRIVGILRRVLEPDLAPRETGRWLGRSAGGYRMAVTAEHLDLLRFRALINDNPDIGGYVAALALWTGPVLAGQFREQPMVVAVDREYQQAARQAADLALTAGTAGQVLGVLRQAADRHPLDEALQARVMLLLTADGRQADALEVYRQITRRLADELGVDPGAELRAAQQQVLQQETDEADRPAQLPRDLAVFVGRQDELAGVLALYRPPTGASTPVVISAIGGMAGIGKTTLAVHWAHRVAHQFPDGQLYLNLRGFDPSERLMDPGDALVRLLDALGVPATRIPAGRDAKAALFRSRMWGRRMLMLLDNARDEQQVRDLLPSSPGCLVIVTSRHSLAGLVASDGAVAVTLDVLAAPDARAFLTRRLGPVRVHRESDAVDTIVAFCGGLPLALAVVAAKAVLRPQQPLAEMAAALHAARGLDALTSPDVTVNARAVFSWSYAALTPVTARLFRLLAVHPGPDVTAEAAASIAGLTADRAQAALDELAHGSLITEHAPGRYQSHDLLRAYATELLADDEATDARQRFFDHYLHSAVAAKLLVVPGAVPVPLDPPAAGVRPRVHAGRDAAFAWLQAELWVLVGAVEAGFGHGIDSHVWKLTWSTSRMGLHADTEIRMLTMSLTAAERLGDQRVIARMTDGLAITTLRAGWLDQAETYARRSLEIATGLGDSGAQIRALMGLCEIYQRTERAHLLIDVAEHALALALDSGGADAESLARGALAWGYAAMGEYDKGFAEGAKVLALAEISGNFIDRHAALDSIGFGHLCRGDHATAVRYFEESIEVLRNSGHRVSDEAAVWEHLGDAHLATGDTTAAHQAWRRSLTIADDLDAWTAHRVRAKLAALPTET; encoded by the coding sequence TTGAGGTTCGAGATTCTGGGGCCGGTGCGGGCCTGGCGCGACGGGCACGAGGTCCACCTGGGCAAGCCGCAACACCGGGCGCTGCTCGGGCTATTGCTGGTGGCTGGTGGCCGGCCGGTGGCGATGGCCGAGCTGATCGACGTGCTGTGGGGTGACGAACCGCCGGACTCCGCGACCAACGGCATCCACCGGATCGTCGGGATTCTGCGGCGGGTACTGGAACCGGATCTCGCACCCCGGGAAACCGGCCGCTGGCTGGGCCGCTCGGCCGGCGGTTACCGGATGGCGGTGACCGCCGAGCATCTGGATCTGCTGCGGTTCCGGGCACTGATCAACGACAACCCCGACATCGGCGGGTACGTGGCGGCCTTGGCACTGTGGACCGGCCCGGTGCTGGCCGGCCAGTTCCGGGAACAGCCGATGGTGGTGGCCGTGGACCGGGAGTACCAGCAGGCCGCCCGGCAGGCCGCCGATCTGGCCCTGACCGCCGGAACCGCCGGCCAGGTGCTCGGGGTGCTGCGGCAGGCCGCCGACCGGCATCCACTGGACGAGGCGCTGCAGGCCCGGGTGATGCTGCTGCTGACCGCGGACGGCCGGCAGGCCGACGCCCTGGAGGTGTACCGGCAGATCACCCGGCGGCTCGCCGACGAACTGGGAGTAGACCCCGGAGCCGAGCTACGGGCCGCCCAGCAGCAGGTGCTCCAGCAGGAGACCGACGAGGCGGACCGGCCCGCGCAATTGCCGCGGGATCTCGCCGTGTTCGTCGGACGACAGGACGAGCTGGCCGGGGTGCTGGCGCTGTACCGGCCGCCGACCGGTGCGTCGACCCCGGTGGTGATCAGCGCGATCGGTGGGATGGCCGGTATCGGCAAGACCACCCTGGCCGTGCACTGGGCCCACCGCGTCGCCCACCAGTTCCCCGACGGGCAGCTCTACCTGAACCTGCGCGGCTTCGACCCGTCCGAGCGGCTGATGGATCCCGGCGACGCCCTGGTGCGGTTGCTGGACGCACTGGGCGTACCGGCGACCAGGATTCCCGCCGGCCGGGACGCCAAGGCCGCCCTGTTCCGCAGCCGGATGTGGGGCCGCCGGATGCTGATGCTGCTCGACAACGCCCGCGACGAGCAGCAGGTCCGCGATCTGCTGCCGTCCTCCCCCGGCTGCCTGGTGATCGTGACCAGCCGGCACAGCCTCGCCGGGCTGGTCGCATCCGACGGCGCGGTGGCCGTCACCCTCGACGTGCTCGCGGCCCCGGACGCGCGGGCCTTCCTGACCCGCCGGCTCGGCCCGGTGCGAGTGCACCGCGAGTCGGACGCGGTCGATACGATCGTCGCGTTCTGTGGCGGGCTGCCCCTGGCGCTGGCGGTCGTCGCCGCCAAGGCGGTGCTGCGGCCCCAGCAGCCCCTCGCCGAGATGGCCGCCGCGCTGCACGCCGCGCGTGGACTCGACGCACTCACCTCACCGGACGTCACGGTCAACGCGCGCGCCGTGTTCTCCTGGTCGTACGCCGCTCTCACTCCGGTCACCGCACGCCTGTTCCGGCTGCTCGCGGTGCATCCCGGCCCCGACGTGACGGCGGAGGCGGCCGCGTCGATCGCCGGTCTCACCGCCGACCGGGCGCAGGCGGCACTCGACGAACTCGCCCACGGCAGCCTGATCACCGAACACGCTCCGGGCCGCTATCAATCCCACGACCTTCTGCGGGCGTACGCCACCGAACTGCTCGCCGACGATGAGGCAACCGACGCCCGGCAGCGTTTCTTCGACCACTACCTGCATTCCGCGGTGGCGGCCAAACTGCTGGTGGTGCCCGGTGCCGTCCCGGTTCCGCTGGACCCGCCCGCCGCCGGGGTCCGGCCGCGGGTGCACGCCGGGCGTGACGCCGCGTTCGCCTGGCTCCAGGCCGAGTTGTGGGTGCTGGTAGGTGCCGTCGAGGCCGGTTTCGGGCACGGTATCGACAGCCACGTGTGGAAACTGACCTGGTCGACGTCGCGGATGGGCCTGCACGCGGACACCGAGATCCGCATGCTGACCATGTCGTTGACCGCGGCGGAACGGCTCGGCGATCAACGGGTGATCGCCCGGATGACCGACGGCCTGGCCATCACCACCCTGCGCGCCGGCTGGCTGGACCAGGCCGAGACGTACGCCCGCCGCAGCCTGGAGATCGCCACCGGTCTCGGCGACAGCGGCGCCCAGATCCGCGCCCTCATGGGCCTGTGCGAGATCTATCAGCGTACCGAACGCGCCCACCTGCTGATCGACGTCGCCGAACACGCGCTGGCCCTGGCCCTGGACAGCGGCGGCGCCGACGCGGAATCACTGGCCCGAGGCGCGCTGGCCTGGGGTTACGCCGCCATGGGCGAATACGACAAGGGTTTCGCCGAAGGCGCGAAGGTACTGGCTCTGGCCGAGATCTCCGGCAACTTCATCGACCGTCACGCAGCGCTGGACAGCATCGGATTCGGTCACCTGTGCCGCGGCGACCACGCCACCGCGGTCCGGTACTTCGAGGAGTCGATCGAGGTACTGCGAAACTCCGGGCACCGTGTCAGCGACGAGGCGGCGGTCTGGGAACACCTCGGCGACGCCCACCTGGCCACCGGCGACACCACCGCCGCCCACCAGGCCTGGCGCCGGTCCCTGACGATCGCCGACGACTTGGACGCATGGACGGCCCACCGGGTCCGCGCGAAACTGGCGGCACTCCCGACAGAGACCTGA
- a CDS encoding SAM-dependent methyltransferase, protein MTGQTDDRIDSGTPHSARLWDYWLGGTDNFPADREAGAAIAGMMPSIVALAREDRRFLGRAVSHLVRDGGIRQILDIGSGLPTADNTHQVAQRIAPDTRVVYADNDPLVLIHARRLLTGSAEGRTAYVEADLDDPAALLARAAETLDLTEPVAINLLGILHFIRDDDRAHAIVGALADAVPAGSFLSIAHGCHDINTAEAHRIVEFWNERGTPKIKYRGSAEIAAFFDGLDLLDPGVVPCNRWRPDTDSAEIDVNQYCGVAVKR, encoded by the coding sequence ATGACGGGGCAGACCGATGACCGGATCGACAGCGGCACGCCACATTCCGCCCGGCTGTGGGACTACTGGCTGGGCGGCACGGACAACTTCCCGGCCGACCGGGAAGCCGGTGCCGCGATCGCGGGCATGATGCCCTCGATCGTCGCGCTGGCCCGCGAGGACCGCCGGTTTCTGGGCCGGGCGGTGAGCCATCTGGTTCGCGACGGTGGGATCCGGCAGATCCTCGACATCGGCAGCGGGCTACCGACCGCCGACAACACCCACCAGGTGGCCCAGCGGATCGCCCCGGACACCCGGGTCGTCTACGCCGACAACGATCCGCTGGTCCTGATACACGCCCGGCGACTGCTGACCGGCTCCGCCGAAGGCCGGACCGCGTACGTCGAAGCCGACCTCGACGATCCGGCCGCCCTGCTGGCGCGAGCCGCCGAGACTCTGGATCTCACCGAGCCGGTCGCGATCAACCTGCTCGGCATCCTGCACTTCATCCGGGACGACGACCGGGCCCATGCGATCGTCGGTGCACTCGCCGACGCCGTCCCGGCCGGGAGTTTCCTGTCCATCGCGCACGGCTGCCACGACATCAACACCGCCGAGGCGCACCGGATCGTCGAGTTCTGGAACGAACGCGGCACCCCGAAGATCAAGTATCGCGGTTCGGCGGAGATCGCCGCGTTCTTCGACGGCCTGGACCTGCTCGATCCGGGAGTGGTGCCCTGTAACCGGTGGCGCCCGGACACCGACAGTGCAGAGATCGACGTCAACCAGTACTGCGGGGTGGCCGTGAAACGGTGA
- a CDS encoding MFS transporter — protein sequence METQAQPQTGHPRRWAILGVLVISLLVVVLDNTVLNVAMSTIADPDRGLGATQSELEWSINSYTLVFAGLLFTAGILADRFGRRLSLITGLTVFGIASLISAYATSPDQLIAARALMGLGAAAVMPATLSIIANVFDPRERPRAIGVWAGAVGLAVAIGPVLGGVLLEHFWWGSVFLINVPIVIAGVTLVAILVPESRDPKPGRIDVIGVLLSIVGLTLLTYGVIKGGEDGFGELAAWSTLTAGLLVLVGFVLYERRISYPSLDVRLFMNRQFSASTGIIGLVFFAAMGSMFFGAFYLQMVRGYGPLASGALFVPFALGQIIFAPASSSMVKRFGPKAVSTVGLLLVSLSLATWTFIGVDTPIALVAVAFFVQGVGMANVMPPATEAIMATLPREKAGVGSAVSNTIRQLGGALGVAVLGAVVSSVYRSHLTAPAGLQGDAADLARESIAGAYAVAGQAGPAAPALLDSANAAFVTAMHYAAIGSTVFALLGVLVAVLWLPGKRPAAAPSEAGAAPASAEKHDRELAGA from the coding sequence ATGGAAACCCAAGCTCAGCCCCAGACCGGGCATCCCCGGCGATGGGCGATCCTCGGCGTGCTGGTCATCAGCCTGCTGGTGGTCGTGCTCGACAACACGGTGCTCAACGTCGCGATGAGCACCATCGCCGACCCCGACCGGGGACTCGGCGCGACCCAGAGTGAACTCGAGTGGTCGATCAACTCGTACACACTGGTCTTCGCCGGTCTGCTCTTCACCGCCGGCATCCTGGCCGACCGGTTCGGCCGCCGCCTCAGTCTGATCACCGGGCTGACCGTCTTCGGGATCGCGTCACTGATCTCCGCCTACGCCACCTCACCGGACCAGTTGATCGCCGCCCGCGCCCTGATGGGACTCGGCGCCGCGGCCGTCATGCCGGCCACCCTCTCGATCATCGCGAACGTCTTCGACCCGCGGGAACGCCCGCGCGCCATCGGCGTCTGGGCCGGCGCGGTCGGCCTGGCCGTCGCGATCGGGCCGGTGCTCGGCGGAGTGCTGCTGGAACACTTCTGGTGGGGCTCGGTCTTCCTGATCAACGTGCCGATCGTGATCGCCGGAGTGACCCTGGTGGCGATCCTGGTGCCGGAGTCACGTGACCCGAAACCGGGCCGTATCGACGTGATCGGCGTGCTGCTGTCGATCGTCGGCCTGACCCTGCTCACCTACGGCGTGATCAAGGGTGGCGAGGACGGCTTCGGTGAACTCGCGGCCTGGTCCACCCTGACCGCCGGCCTGCTGGTCCTGGTCGGGTTCGTGCTCTACGAGCGCCGGATCTCGTACCCGTCGCTCGATGTCCGGCTCTTCATGAACCGGCAGTTCTCCGCCTCCACCGGCATCATCGGCCTGGTCTTCTTCGCGGCGATGGGCTCGATGTTCTTCGGCGCGTTCTACCTGCAGATGGTCCGCGGGTACGGGCCGCTCGCGTCCGGCGCGCTGTTCGTCCCGTTCGCGCTCGGCCAGATCATCTTCGCGCCGGCCAGCTCCTCGATGGTGAAGCGGTTCGGCCCGAAAGCAGTGAGCACGGTCGGTCTGCTCCTGGTCTCGCTCAGCCTCGCCACCTGGACGTTCATCGGCGTGGACACCCCGATCGCGCTGGTCGCGGTGGCGTTCTTCGTCCAGGGCGTCGGCATGGCCAACGTGATGCCGCCGGCCACCGAGGCGATCATGGCGACGCTGCCGCGGGAGAAGGCGGGCGTCGGCTCGGCCGTCAGCAACACCATCCGCCAGCTCGGCGGAGCACTCGGTGTCGCGGTCCTCGGCGCGGTGGTGTCCTCGGTCTACCGCAGTCACCTGACCGCACCGGCCGGCCTTCAGGGCGACGCCGCCGACCTGGCCCGCGAGTCGATCGCCGGTGCCTACGCGGTCGCCGGTCAGGCCGGCCCGGCCGCGCCCGCACTGCTGGACAGCGCCAATGCGGCGTTCGTCACCGCGATGCACTACGCGGCCATCGGGTCGACCGTGTTCGCCCTGCTCGGAGTCCTGGTGGCGGTGCTCTGGCTGCCCGGCAAGCGCCCGGCCGCCGCGCCGTCCGAGGCCGGAGCCGCTCCGGCCTCGGCCGAGAAACATGACCGGGAACTGGCCGGCGCGTAA